From the Streptomyces nodosus genome, the window GACCGGCCCAAGCCGATGGTGGAGATCCCGGGCACCGGGACCCCGATCATCGGCCACCAGCTCACCTGGCTCGCCGAAGAGGGCGTCACCGACGTCGTGGTCTCCTGCGGGCATCTCGCCGATGTCCTGCGGCAGTGGCTGGACTCGGCAGATCTGCCCGTCCATGTCACCACGGTCGTCGAGAAGGAGCCCCTGGGGCGCGGCGGCGGTCTGCGCCACGCCGCCAAGCATCTCCCCCACCCGGACCGGCCGTGGTACGCGACCAACGGCGACATCTGGACCCGCTTCTCGCTGCGCGACATGGCGGACTTCCACACCGAGCGCGACGCCGTCGCCACGCTGGCCCTGGCGCGTCCGCGCATCCCCTGGGGTGCCGTCCAGACGGACGGCTTCGGTCATGTCACCGACTTCATCGAGGCCCCGCCGTCGACGTTCGAGATCAACGCGGGCGTCTATGTCTTCTCCGCCGAGTTCGCCACCATGCTCCCCGAGCGCGGCGACCATGAGCGCACCACCTTCCCGCGCCTGGCCCGGGAGCGCCGCCTGGCGGGCTTCCCGATCCCCCAGGGTGCGTACTGGCGGGCCATCGACACGGCCAAGGACCTCACCGAGGCGGCGAAGGAACTGGCGGCCCTGGGGCGTTGACGGGCGGTCGGGGCGCCCGTAGTCGCCTCGCCCCGGTTCTTCTCCGTCGGCTTCCGTCATGGAAAGGGGCCCGCACACCAGGTGTGCGGGTCCCTTTCGGCGTGATCGTGTCGGGGGGTTACCCCAGCAGCC encodes:
- a CDS encoding nucleotidyltransferase family protein — protein: MTDPNAASRPVQAVILAGGQGSRLRPYTDDRPKPMVEIPGTGTPIIGHQLTWLAEEGVTDVVVSCGHLADVLRQWLDSADLPVHVTTVVEKEPLGRGGGLRHAAKHLPHPDRPWYATNGDIWTRFSLRDMADFHTERDAVATLALARPRIPWGAVQTDGFGHVTDFIEAPPSTFEINAGVYVFSAEFATMLPERGDHERTTFPRLARERRLAGFPIPQGAYWRAIDTAKDLTEAAKELAALGR